The following is a genomic window from Prevotella sp. E13-17.
CGATCAAAGGATTCAATGCCATTCTCGATGGTGAAGTCGATGATCTGCCCGAGCAGGCCTTCCTCAATGTTGGTACTATCGAGGATGCTAAAGCGAAGGCCAAGAAGTTGCTTGAAGCAGCTAAAGCCTAATTAGATAACAGACAATTGATAAATATGTTGCAGCTTAAGATAGTTTCTCCCGAAAGAATAGAGTTTGAAGGCGATGTTGTAAGTGTACTCGTACCTGGAATGCTTGGACAATTTGAGATTCTGGTCAATCACGCACCAATCATCTCTTCACTCGATAAGGGTAGGGTGGTTTATATACTACCAGAGGGCGAGAAGAGAGCGCTCGAAATTCGTGGAGGTTTTGTCGAAGTGCAGAAAAATGTTGTCAGCCTCTGTATAGAATTGAACGAAGCATGACCGAAAAAAAGTTGTTTACTATAGCCACCCACTACAGCGTTCAACTCCTCATTATCGAGAGTGTGCTGTTTGCTGGTTTACTGTTGTTGGCATCTCCCGCAGTATTAACGACCTCA
Proteins encoded in this region:
- a CDS encoding F0F1 ATP synthase subunit epsilon encodes the protein MLQLKIVSPERIEFEGDVVSVLVPGMLGQFEILVNHAPIISSLDKGRVVYILPEGEKRALEIRGGFVEVQKNVVSLCIELNEA